The window AAAACCTGAATGTTATCTACAGTCTTTTGTTGACCTGTAAAATCACCAAATGACAGGGGTCTTAAAGCTTTTTCAAACTCCTTTTCCTCAGAGTTCATATTATCATCATCACCAGTCAAGAAATCTTCTCTCATACCATTTTTAGATTTGTGGCAAGTTAATCAAAATTGAGCATTGAGATAAATTAAAATTTACTCTTACTATAAATTTTGATTTATGGGTGGTATATTAAAATATAATTAGGCTTTAAATAAAGAAATGAAATCGATGGAGGAAAACATCCATAGCGGAAAAGGTTTTTTCGGAAGACAGCAGAATTACTTATCGGAATTTGTATATGGAGGAATAGATGGAAGTGTCACTACTTTTGCAGTTGTTGCTGGTGCTGTAGGAGCAGGACTAGATAATAGCATAATTATCATATTAGGATTTGCTAATTTGTTCGCTGATGGATTTTCCATGTCTATTGGTGCATATATGTCTGCTAAATCTGAAATACAGCATTTCGAAAAACAGAAAGCGATTGAGTATTGGGAAATAGAAAACTTACCTGAAACTGAAAAGCAAGAAATTAGAGATATCTATATTGATAAAGGATTTAAAGAACCATTATTAAGCCAAATTGTAGATGTAATTACAGAAGATAAAGACAGATGGGTGGATGTAATGATGAAAGATGAATTAGGCATAGTTAAAAATGATAAATCACCTTTTCAAATCGGACTATTTACTTTTGTTTCTTTTTTAATTATAGGATTAATTCCTCTTTTTGTTTTTGTAATAGACTACTTTAATGTAAATGTTGATAACAAGTTTTTATGGTCCAGTTTAATGACTGCCATGGGATTTACTATTATAGGTT is drawn from Marivirga arenosa and contains these coding sequences:
- a CDS encoding VIT1/CCC1 transporter family protein codes for the protein MKSMEENIHSGKGFFGRQQNYLSEFVYGGIDGSVTTFAVVAGAVGAGLDNSIIIILGFANLFADGFSMSIGAYMSAKSEIQHFEKQKAIEYWEIENLPETEKQEIRDIYIDKGFKEPLLSQIVDVITEDKDRWVDVMMKDELGIVKNDKSPFQIGLFTFVSFLIIGLIPLFVFVIDYFNVNVDNKFLWSSLMTAMGFTIIGYLKSKVTNNSIWKGILETLLLGGLAAVVAYFVGDFLEQIIN